The genomic segment CAATATGACGAAACAGAGATTGATGTTTCTCTAACAATTTGTCATACCCCACTCTCAAGACATCCACAAGTTTTCTATCAAGATTAGTTTCTATCCCATATAATTGAAGCCTCCACTCATCCTCGCTCTCCCTATATAAAGAAGAACCCACAACCCTAAGGGCCAATGGAAGATTACCGCAAAGCTTTATTACTTTTCTTGCAAGCTCTTCGAAACCATCTTGTGGAGAATTCTGTTTGAAAGCAGATAGACATAACATCTCAAGAGCTTCTTCTTCGGATGGAAAATCCACATGGTAGATATCGTTGATCCCATGTGCCTTCAAAATCTTCTTATCTTTTAAGGTAACAATGATCCGACTTCCAGAACCAAACCAAGAAGTTTCTTTAGCCAAAACCTCTAATTGCTCTAGATCATCTACATCGTCAAGAATGATGAGCACTCGTTGGTTATGTAGCCACTCTTTTATTGCGCCTAACTGATGTATCTTTATATCCTTTTGGTTCAAAATTTTGGACAGAAGCTTATTTTGCAAATACAACTTCGAATCCCAGTCATCAACACCCTTGAGGTTCCTCATAAAACAACTAAGCCGAAAATTGGTAGAGAGTTGGTTAAATAAAGCTCTAGCAATGGTAGTCTTACCAATGCCCCCAGGACCCCAAATTccaatcatcatcacatcatcacTTTCCAGGCATAACAAAGTGTTGAGTTCCGTCAGGTGAGCTTCAAGTCCCACCATCCCTTCAAAATCCCTTGAAGGTGTAACATTCAGTTTGTTTGAAATATCTATAGCAATCTTCTGGATCATCTCAGCTTCATTAGCCCtaacaaaaggaaacaaaatcatgTTGTTGGGTCTTGTTTAAATGATAGAAACTCCTTCGCTAAAGCATGaattaagaaacataaaacattcTACCTCATAGAGCCAAGAGAAAAGACAAACCAGTTTAGAGAGTGTCTCCCAGCTACGGTTGCTATATATGCCAAAGCTTTGCTCCATCTCTGCTTCACTTCATCGGTTTTCCCTTCACAAGTTTTCTTGAAAGTATTTCCAAAGTCTCCCCGCTGTTTCCGTACATCAGAAGGATCAACTATGTAAAAAATAGTCAACACAGCCTGCCCTAAAGCTTCTTTGCACTTCAAGATTTCCACCAACTCATCTAAGCACCAGCCTGAAGAAGCGTACTTCTTCGAGAGCACCACAATCGAGACTCTAGATTCTTTAATCGCTCGCACGAGCTCAGACCCTATCGTATGGCCTCTCTCCATCTCTTGATCGTTGAACGTTGTGATCCCTTTGCTTGCAAAATAATTGTGTAAATGACTGAGAAATCCACTACGGACGTCTGGTCCATGGAAACACGAAAAGACATGGTATCTCTTAAAGTCAggcgacgaagaagaagaagaagcagccatGAGAGATAGAGTAAAAATGAGGCTTGAGCCATGCAAATCAATATTAACCGCTTACCGTTAGCTCTTTAACTTCTGAGTTGATCATCGTGTCCATTTCTTAGAAATCTCCTCCTGCACAGCACATTGTGCTTCTTTGGACTGATTAACACCGCCTCTCCCAGCTTCGAAATGGCATCTACGCAAAAGTCATATATTATTAGTTACCAGTTTCAGTAATAAAATGTACATCTGAAATggtaacaaaataaactatccATTTTCCACAAAAGTATGCAATTTTAAAACCGTATAAGAAAAGATATAAGGCATCAAAAATGAAGTAACACAAGCAGGCAAGCATGAGTTCCACTTTATGGCAACCTTGTGCAAGGGATCCTTCTTCCATCATTATCAGGATCAGCAATACACTTTGAGACAATGTGACAGAAAGAAGCAGTCTGGCCGTACTGTGCTGCAACATGTGTTGGCTAGGATACAAGTTCAAAGTCTAGGGCACAGAGAAGTTCCTAGAACAAATCTCAATATCTCCTGATTCAGAATAAAGGATACCAATGTTCTAACCTGCTCAAATATCAAATGCGGTGCAGATAAAAGTTACTTGGAAAAGTTTAAAgcttctataaaaaaaactaaataagatCAAACGTAGATGAAACTTGCATCTGTTTAGACGTGGGTCTGTTGTAGCTGCTCTCACGTGGACCAAGAATGATTAACTAGACGGTCATTGTCCAATATATAACACCAGTGGCAAAGAATGCAAAGCTAATTACCAACATTTTTACCTCAAAACACATCCTTCTTATTAAAACTGCAACACATGAAAAGTGGCACTACTACGTTTGAAATGAAGCAAGGTAAAAAGTGACACTATATACATAAAGACTACACTCTCTTTTTCCAAGTCACtagaattttgaaaattctatCATAAGTGTTCACATTTCCAGGCAGGATCAATGACAGTTTTGTTCGTAAATCGAATTTGAAAATTATCCAAGGAACCCAATTCAATTCCGCAATGAAATCACTAGTTCATCATCAGATCTCGCATAAATTCTCcaaaaacaaactatataaatCAAAACACGAAATTAATGAACCAGGACAGAAAGAAACAACTAACATCTAAAGGGGCTTTTGACGTAGGTTGGTTCTGCTACTTCGCAAGCAAGTTCGGAGAACATCAATTTCACTCTGCTGCATATATCCATGGCATCTGGAGAAAACTTTGGGATTCTTCCCAAAACAAATcacgaaataaaaaaagagatgaaagcAACAGATGGCTTAATGGGCCTTATGGGCTTATTGCTAATATTAGCACAGTAAACATTACAAATGTAACAAAAACACACATACTTTTTTTTCCGGAACAGAACATAAAATACTTTATTGAtgataaaaccaaacaaacggGGGATACACAAACGTTTACGTCCAAACCACCCAAGGCCAAGAcgtaaaccaagaaaacaggagAATTAATCAAAATGCAgacaacagtttttgttttaaaaaaattctaagcaAACATAACACCAAGGCATGTGGGAAATCAAGAGGGAAGAATTGCTGCTGAAAGAGAGATTGTCAAAAATGCAAATTCTTGACAGTTTGCTGGCCAAAACTGGACCGCTTACTCCGAAAGAAGAAGCTATGAAAGAGAAGCTGCTTGACTTAGTGGATGATTAGTATTGTTGAGTCTTGTTGAGTCTTGTTGTGTCTTCTTGAGTCTTGTTGTGTCTTGTTGTGTCTTGTTGAGTCTTGTTGAGTATTGTTGAGTCTTGTTGAGTCTTGTTGTGTCTTCTTGAGTCTTGTTGTGTCTTCTTGAGTCTTGTTGTGTCTTGTTGAGTCTTGTTGTGTCTTGTTGAGTCTTGTTGTGTCTTGTTGTGTAACGGATgtctaattataattataagttGATGTTTTATGTGTACTGCTTATCTGtctattaatttcttaattataatttgCTTTTGTTAACAGAACAAGGAACACATGGGGCGATATAGGAACAAGGAACACATGGGGCGATATAGGAACAAGGAACAAGGAACACATGAGCGAGATCAAACACTTGAAGAGAGTGTGTTATTATGTTTGATTGCTGTGTTATGTCTGATTATGTTTAAGTAGGACAGTTCTCATATATCTTGTGACTCGTACTTGTTTTTCCCATGTGTATGgtgttgtttaattttgtttgatactcGGTCAGCTGTTCCCATGTGAAGGATCACatgaacttgtttttttcctacacaagaatacaacaaggatcacaagatatatgagaacaaaaaaaacaaacacaaaaatacaacatataaaaTTACAACCAAGTCTCACGGGAGAAGAGAATCACAAGCTAcacaatttagttttatatatacacaactcTTCTACTCATTCATATCATTCACATCTTTTCTACTCATTCACATCTCTTCTACTCTTctaaagtaatttaaattttttattcaatgggttcttcttctcattcacaTTTTAATTTTGCAAAGGATGATGATCCACTTTTTGAGTCctattttgcaaatttttttgataaccaTGATATTCATGGACAACattttgtgaaaaagaaaaagaaacgagaATTCATTGAAAGAAAccgggaagaaggccacaaccgtttgtggaatgattatttcagtgaatCTCCGACATATCCTCCCCATGTATTCCGACGacgttttagaatgaacaagccaTTATTCTTGCGTATTGTCGACCGTCTTACTGCAGAAGATCCTTATTTCCGACAAAGAAGAGACGCCACAGGAAGGCTTGGTCTTTCTCCGAtccaaaaatgtactgcagcaattagGCTACTAGCATATGGTGGCGGGTGTGATACGGTGGACGAATATGTCCGACTTGGTGAAACAACTGCTCGAAAATGTTTGCAACATTTTGTCAGTGGAGTTGTCAATTTCTTTGGCGATGAATATCTAAGAAGACCCACACCAGAGGATCTTCAGAGATTACTATATGTTGCAGAAGAacgtggatttcccgggatggttggaagcatcgactgtatgcattgggttTGGAAGAATTGCCCAACAGCTTGGAAAGGCATGTATACACGAGGATCCGGcaaaccaacaattgttttagagGCGGTCGCGTCATAtgatctctggatatggcacgcgTTTTTTGGGTCTCCAGGTACTTTTAACgatatcaatgttcttgatCGATCTCCTGTCTTTGATGATATACTTTATGGTCAAGCTCCACAAGTTACTTACTACGTTAACGGCAGAGAGTACAATTTGACTTACTATCTGACAGacggtatttatccaaaatggccAACGTTTATTCAATCCATACCACTACCACAGACTCCAAAAGCATCTTTATTTGCTGACCGCCAAGAAAGCTaccgaaaagatgttgagcgtgcgtTCGGTGTCCTACAAGCTAGATTCGCGGTCATTAAAAATCCATGTCTTTTATGGGATAAAGACCAAGTGGGATTGATTATGAGGGCGTGTATCATACTCCACAATATGATTGTCGAAAATGAACGAGATGGATACAGTCAAGCTGAGGTTTCTGATTTCCCACAAGCAGAGGGTGTGGATCTTTCATATTCTATCAATATGAATTCAAATATTAGCAACGTGTTGAATGGTCAAATAATAATCCGTGATAGAGAAGTGCATGACCAATTGAAACTTGATTTAATTGAACATTTGTGGACTAAATTTGGATATTAATtatgtttcatgttttaattaaatatgtttctatattttatttcatggtgtgttttatgtttttgttttttaatgttttgtgtaataatttaaaatgttgtatgttattttatgtttttcttaataaaatatgtttctttgatatataaaataattttgaatattttaagatattaattattattttactatatttattattaagaaaCCCTTAAATTTGGTTCtaccaataatcaacaaaattttccttaACTCTTAGcaaagtttcttctcttttttttcttattaaatatgCCTTAAGAAACAACTAAGAAACTAAACCAATGAGGATAGTCTTACAAATGTAACAAGAACACACATACTTTTTTTTCCGAAACAGAACATAAAATACTTTATTGAtgataaaaccaaacaaacggGGATACACAAACGTTTACTCCAAACCACCCAAGGCCAAGACGTAAACCAAGAAAAGAGGAGAATTAATCAAAATGCAgacaacagtttttgttttaaaaaaactctAAGCAAACATAACACAACAATTACGAATGAAATGGTCGAACTGAACATTGCCATAGTTGGTATTTAGCTCTTCCCAAACTAGCTCTTCCACGTCTGGAGACGGACGACGGCATGTGAAAGCTCTCATTTTTGCACACGAAGAATGAGGAGACGAGTTTCCAATCAACAAAAGCCTATCTCCAATTGACTTAAACGCCACGCCCCAACCTAAGCCCGCATTTGATATCACAGGTGCAACACCAAGTATCTTCCAACTGTTTGCGTTTACATCATAAACCCTCAGCTCGTTTGAGTATGCTTCAAGCGAGTAAAGGTTGTTGTTGGCCACTGCGATGAGGGGAGGCGACTGGGAAGGCATGAACGTCATGCTTCCAAGCATGTCTGGGACGAGCGTCCAAGAATTTGTCACCTCATCGTAGCGTTCTCCACAAGTTAGGTATTCATTATACTCATTTCTACCGCCGATCACATAAAACTTGCCGCGCAAGAAACATCCTGAGCtgaattttcttctcttatGCATCTCCGGAATCGTTGACCAGGTTTTGGTCTGAGCATTGTACTTCTCCACACTTCTCAAAACCTCGGGATACCGATTTCCATTTACTTTTAGACCACCGGCAAAATAAGCATCGAACCCACAGCTCGCCGAAGCGTACATGCAACGAGGTGTGATCATTGAAGGACCTTTTACCCACTCATGCATCCCTAGCTCGTAACGCCACACTGCCATGCCTCCCAGCTCTCTTCCAATGACCATCAAATGTGTTCCCGCACAAACTGTTTCTTTATCACTTAGATAGAAGCAAACGTCAGAGGGAATTCTCGGAAGTGTCTCAAAATTCTCAAAGTTTTTATCAAACATCGTCCAGCAAGCTTCACCGCTCGTAAGCATAAACACGTATGGTTCCACGATCCCGCATTCTCGCCTCATCTTAAAAACATCATACCTTTTTAGCAGCTGTAAGAACTGGCTATTGCGACCTTGCGTTTTCCAGTATGTCGAACACAAAACTCCGACAAAAATCTCAACCTCGAGCTTGTACAAAACCTGAGAAACGTCAGACTCATCATCTTGAGGTTTAAGACTTGTCTGCTTTTGAAATTTCTGAAtgatttctccttttcttgCTCCCAATTCCGAGTCAACAATCAAAAGCCTACTTGCCGGAGACTGGCTCAAGCTTGCTCTGAGTCTTGAAATCCTTTCTTTTCCTAGCGATAGGATTGACATCTTcctgaaaaaataatttagaacaATTAATGAGCACgcaatttatttgtaaaatgtATTATACCATTTTCAAATACAAAGAAATCCTACTGTATATTGTTATAATGTTGGTTAGTCGATgtgttatataaaaattagattGATATTATGGTAAATCATGTTAGACATGCTAGAAAAATTAACAGCAAAAAGATATCGAGGGAGCCACAGGATGGAAAAAGTATcatagcattttttttttcacatttctaCTATGAATGATTGAGGCAGTGAAAatcatattttgaccctataatcAACATACAATAATAAGAGCACGTGGAGTGGAGTCTCTCACcaccaaatataataaaaggaccatgaaaattatttttcagaGAAAATAAGGGAGAATCGATTTTCATATGAGAGAAAATCCAtgaattgaaaataatattatataccttgaaactttttttcgatttgaaaatattatgaTGGTGAAAAATCGATTTTCATAGGATACAATGTGTATATAccttgaaacttgaaagttaTGGCACTTGTCAAGCACGTCAATCTTTAAACTTGAAAGCAAagattttgttagatttaaactAGAATGCGGCGCCGCCAGTCGATTAGAAAACGATTAAAGCTCTAGCATGTATATAtaacatttcttatttttaattatcttccATAGTGATGAATGCTTatatttaatcaactattaTAGTATGTTACAAGTTTgactgatttttgtttttttttgactattttttGGTAGTTTAATAAAGAGATTTATTGATATACAGTTAATAAAAACTGTTTTGACTATGTATGTAATCAATAATctattatacattattttagtAAGTAAAATTAATAGCATTTAATAATGTGCTTCACTATATTCAACTTAAGCATGTGGTTTTCTTTATTGGATATGGAATTTTAATTTacctaaataaaagaaaaaatcctaaaaaaaaaaactattcttgGGTTCAGCCCTAGGGCGAACCCCTTCGTTCACCTCTATTTTAATTATCCAACTAGGGGataacccgtgctacagcacggggttaaatattttttaacctttttcttgTCTAAGTTAGGTTATCTATCTTATTTTCGAAGTTAAAATATAAACGTAATCGGTAATAAACTAATTCAGTTGCTTTATATAATCTCATACTTTGCATAACATAGCTGCTTACAAAATCAGACAGACAAAGAGTATATTGAATAGTAGCTATGTAAGAGGGTATATATTCGACAATATCGGATCGTAGGTTCGTAATCGATTATGCACAAAGCAATATTGGACTAtagttttgttggtttgtgtTCTAAGATTctaatgaataataataatttgtgttttatgaatgtttaatatccaaagtaaacaataataaaataaaataaaaataatagtaacaGTAGAAATGACTCATATAGTCATGAAAATACCATATTCCTTCATTAACCCATTCAACCGTGTCNNNNNNNNNNNNNNNNNNNNNNNNNNNNNNNNNNNNNNNNNNNNNNNNNNNNNNNNNNNNNNNNNNNNNNNNNNNNNNNNNNNNNNNNNNNNNNNNNNNNNNNNNNNNNNNNNNNNNNNNNNNNNNNNNNNNNNNNNNNNNNNNNNNNNNNNNNNNNNNNNNNNNNNNNNNNNNNNNNNNNNNNNNNNNNNNNNNNNNNNNNNNNNNNNNNNNNNNNNNNNNNNNNNNNNNNNNNNNNNNNNNNNNNNNNNNNNNNNNNNNNNNNNNNNNNNNNNNNNNNNNNNNNNNNNNNNNNNNNNNNNNNNNNNNNNNNNNNNNNNNNNNNNNNNNNNNNNNNNNNNNNNNNNNNNNNNNNNNNNNNNNNNNNNNNNNNNNNNNNNNNNNNNNNNNNNNNNNNNNNNNNNNNNNNNNNNNNNNNNNNNNNNNNNNNNNNNNNNNNNNNNNNNNNNNNNNNNNNNNNNNNNNNNNNNNNNNNNNNNNNNNNNNNNNNNNNNNNNNNNNNNNNNNNNNNNNNNNNNNNNNNNNNNNNNNNNNNNNNNNNNNNNNNNNNNNNNNNNNNNNNNNNNNNNNNNNNNNNNNNNNNNNNNNNNNNNNNNNNNNNNNNNNNNNNNNNNNNNNNNNNNNNNNNNNNNNNNNNNNNNNNNNNNNNNNNNNNNNNNNNNNNNNNNNNNNNNNNNNNNNNNNNNNNNNNNNNNNNNNNNNNNNNNNNNNNNNNNNNNNNNNNNNNNNNNNNNNNNNNNNNNNNNNNNNNNNNNNNNNNNNNNNNNNNNNNNNNNNNNNNNNNNNNNNNNNNNNNNNNNNNNNNNNNNNNNNNNNNNNNNNNNNNNNNNNNNNNNNNNNNNNNNNNNNNNNNNNNNNNNNNNNNNNNNNNNNNNNNNNNNNNNNNNNNNNNNNNNNNNNNNNNNNNNNNNNNNNNNNNNNNNNNNNNNNNNNNNNNNNNNNNNNNNNNNNNNNNNNNNNNNNNNNNNNNNNNNNNNNNNNNNNNNNNNNNNNNNNNNNNNNNNNNNNNNNNNNNNNNNNNNNNNNNNNNNNNNNNNNNNNNNNNNNNNNNNNNNAGACTTTGATTTAACTCTTGACATTGCTACATATAACTGACCATGTGAGAAAACGGGTCTAGGCAAGTATATACCAACATTTTCAAGAGATTGACCTTGACTCTTATTGatagtcattgcaaaagcaACTGACACAGGGAACTGTCTTCGACGCATTTTGAAAGGTAACCTAGCATCTGATGGTGATATCAACATTCTAGGGATGAGAACTATCTTACCAACTCGCGTACCAGTTAAAATTCGAGCTTGCAAAACATGGTCGCCATTTGGGTGATCTGCAGTCTTGTACCATTCAGTTTCATAAGGCtctgatatgtatatattttacaccttttcatcatgcatttgtcattcattttgttctcttaactcattgttttgtattgattttagtcctttttgcataatatgcatatctaggtagtctttgcattggtcttgcacgCATCTTGCattttggagttgtttcaggtgttttaggaggTATCCAAACCATCAAATGCAAACAAGGATCAGGAAAGCAGTTAAGcgactcgatctacactacccAGCGACGCAAGCCtccacgtctttgatcgagtcgagtgaagattgtactttgggattcagcttttgacgtctgCATTAAAGTtatagagaattgagtcatctttccaatgcagtttatttcaaaccaatcggagtcgtggttcatgagttatctccgttttagtggatgcatgtACGTTCAGAAACCCGACTCGACCCGCATGCAAAggagagctcccactcgatcggatgttagcagcgactcgaccaagacgtcccaggaTAGCTCccgagcaccctcaagacgcgactcgaCCCGCATGCAAAggagagctcccactcgatcggatgttagcaacgactcgaccaagacgtcccaggaTAGCTCccgagcaccctcaagacgcgactcgaCCCGCATGCAAAggagagctcccactcgatcggatgttagcaacgactcgaccaagacgtcccaggaTAGCTCccgagcaccctcaagacgcgactcgaCCCGCATGCAAAggagagctcccactcgatcggatgttagcaacgactcgaccaagacgtcccaggaTAGCTCccgagcaccctcaagacgcgactcgaCCCGCATGCAAAggagagctcccactcgatcggatgttagcaacgactcgaccaagacgtcccaggaTAGCTCccgagcaccctcaagacgcgactcgaccaagacgtcccaggatggctcccgagcaccctcaagatgcgactcgatcagcagctcctgagcaccctcacgtcgcgactcgatcgacagtttctgagcaccctcacgtcgcgactcgatcgacactcttaCGTCGCGACTCGATTAACACTCTCACGATGCGACTCTATCGATGCTCTGAAACCGATGTCCTGGTTATGTCCTNTCCGAGAAggattcccaaaccgacgtTCTacattgtcgttttatgttttagagatttccatgtttttcctataaataggctttgttaagttttcacgggattttttttgcttttatctcgttttgttctttCCCTTAAGGTTTaccctagccacctaaaacgctTGACACTTTGTATCCCGATACCTTTGaatttattcagtattttgattcgatttcttctacaaacttgttcatctcatttgtacctatctaagaatgcttgtttcgatgttttctgagtttgtatctttgatgatgattttcggatctgagtagtgtggtagttcttgaggatgggatagattaggtggaggatcttaggatgtagtgtgtttaagctttgattgtatgattcccttctggactagagttagaaatactagtttctctctgatcaattggaactgggttttagacatttccgcatccaaaaggtgttcgatgaaatgtctgaccaactagtgttagagacttacgttcctatcctaagagattagttgtctaggatgtttgttgacgtgaatgaacttgtttttcatgccatgctcgattatgtttctctagcgagagctaggtttggaagtgattgagtttgagtagcttctgtcaagagattggattagctaagaaatgatgttcattgtttagggatggtttgcttgtggcatgttaaatactctatagactaggatactccaccgacatcaattactcccatccttaggacctcttNNNNNNNNNNNNNNNNNNNNNNNNNNNNNNNNNNNNNNNNNNNNNNNNNNNNNNNNNNNNNNNNNNNNNNNNNNNNNNNNNNNNNNNNNNNNNNNNNNNNNNNNNNNNNNNNNNNNNNNNNNNNNNNNNNNNNNNNNNNNNNNNNNNNNNNNNNNNNNNNNNNNNNNNNNNNNNNNNNNNNNNNNNNNNNNNNNNNNNNNNNNNNNNNNNNNNNNNNNNNNNNNNNNNNNNNNNNNNNNNNNNNNNNNNNNNNNNNNNNNNNNNNNNNNNNNNNNNNNNNNNNNNNNNNNNNNNNNNNNNNNNNNNNNNNNNNNNNNNNNNNNNNNNNNNNNNNNNNNNNNNNNNNNNNNNNNNNNNNNNNNNNNNNNNNNNNNNNNNNNNNNNNNNNNNNNNNNNNNNNNNNNNNNNNNNNNNNNNNNNNNNNNNNNNNNNNNNNNNNNNNNNNNNNNNNNNNNNNNNNNNNNNNNNNNNNNNNNNNNNNNNNNNNNNNNNNNNNNNNNNNNNNNNNNNNNNNNNNNNNNNNNNNNNNNNNNNNNNNNNNNNNNNNNNNNNNNNNNNNNNNNNNNNNNNNNNNNNNNNNNNNNNNNNNNNNNNNNNNNNNNNNNNNNNNNNNNNNNNNNNNNNNNNNNNNNNNNNNNNNNNNNNNNNNNNNNNNNNNNNNNNNNNNNNNNNNNNNNNNNNNNNNNNNNNNNNNNNNNNNNNNNNNNNNNNNNNNNNNNNNNNNNNNNNNNNNNNNNNNNNNNNNNNNNNNNNNNNNNNNNNNNNNNNNNNNNNNNNNNNNNNNNNNNNNNNNNNNNNNNNNNNNNNNNNNNNNNNNNNNNNNNNNNNNNNNNNNNNNNNNNNNNNNNNNNNNNNN from the Camelina sativa cultivar DH55 chromosome 12, Cs, whole genome shotgun sequence genome contains:
- the LOC104732708 gene encoding uncharacterized protein LOC104732708, producing the protein MGSSSHSHFNFAKDDDPLFESYFANFFDNHDIHGQHFVKKKKKREFIERNREEGHNRLWNDYFSESPTYPPHVFRRRFRMNKPLFLRIVDRLTAEDPYFRQRRDATGRLGLSPIQKCTAAIRLLAYGGGCDTVDEYVRLGETTARKCLQHFVSGVVNFFGDEYLRRPTPEDLQRLLYVAEERGFPGMVGSIDCMHWVWKNCPTAWKGMYTRGSGKPTIVLEAVASYDLWIWHAFFGSPDGIYPKWPTFIQSIPLPQTPKASLFADRQESYRKDVERAFGVLQARFAVIKNPCLLWDKDQVGLIMRACIILHNMIVENERDGYSQAEVSDFPQAEGVDLSYSINMNSNISNVLNGQIIIRDREVHDQLKLDLIEHLWTKFGY
- the LOC104733919 gene encoding F-box/kelch-repeat protein At3g27150-like, encoding MDYGCTFHITPEKDALFDLKQIDGGKVLMGNNTYSEVKGIGKLKILNPDGSIVTLTEGDKIGASVRKDHINKFESELKPGSWKVISTFGLNLCTAYLRPSLIKYKISTRYGTTIFPSENVSDDHYLSFTSFDSILAGNLDKNLLLDVIGQVVSSGGLEEITSRNNITRKKIEFEIRDTEDKRLSCTLWETYAEALDRAINDSSDGMVMCFLRFVKQNSYKEKRYIENVFDSSILMINPQLPEMEAFQNMKMSILSLGKERISRLRASLSQSPASRLLIVDSELGARKGEIIQKFQKQTSLKPQDDESDVSQVLYKLEVEIFVGVLCSTYWKTQGRNSQFLQLLKRYDVFKMRRECGIVEPYVFMLTSGEACWTMFDKNFENFETLPRIPSDVCFYLSDKETVCAGTHLMVIGRELGGMAVWRYELGMHEWVKGPSMITPRCMYASASCGFDAYFAGGLKVNGNRYPEVLRSVEKYNAQTKTWSTIPEMHKRRKFSSGCFLRGKFYVIGGRNEYNEYLTCGERYDEVTNSWTLVPDMLGSMTFMPSQSPPLIAVANNNLYSLEAYSNELRVYDVNANSWKILGVAPVISNAGLGWGVAFKSIGDRLLLIGNSSPHSSCAKMRAFTCRRPSPDVEELVWEELNTNYGNVQFDHFIRNCCVMFA